In a genomic window of Zingiber officinale cultivar Zhangliang chromosome 9B, Zo_v1.1, whole genome shotgun sequence:
- the LOC122025616 gene encoding 60S acidic ribosomal protein P2B-like — protein sequence MKVVAAYLLAVLGGNSNPSAGDIRSILDSVGAESDDKRINHFLAEVKGKDITELIAAGREKFASVPTGGAVAAVAVAASGGGAGAAPAAEEPKKEEKVEEKEESDDDMGFSLFD from the exons ATGAAGGTGGTGGCAGCTTATCTCCTCGCCGTCCTCGGCGGAAACTCCAATCCCTCCGCCGGTGATATCAGATCCATCCTCGACTCAG TCGGAGCGGAATCGGACGATAAGAGGATCAACCATTTCCTCGCGGAAGTCAAGGGCAAGGACATCACGGAGTTGATCGCCGCCGGGCGGGAGAAGTTCGCCTCTGTTCCTACCGGCGGCGCAGTGGCCGCCGTCGCGGTTGCCGCCTCTGGAGGTGGCGCGGGAGCTGCTCCTGCGGCGGAGGAACCTAAGAAGGAAGAGAAGGTGGAAGAGAAAGAGGAATCTGACGAT GATATGGGCTTTAGCTTGTTCGATTAA
- the LOC122023575 gene encoding tyrosine-protein phosphatase non-receptor type 23-like, with amino-acid sequence MASGGSSERATASSSRSFDFGSDDILLSYDDASAQEPSKGRRSDPPGKDLHDNRMGKSLVRVYEREDYSMEGVLSSVEKCMKKYVDNLHRSLDGVSGRLTQLELVCFKLERTVGELHADFIQNQGEKDMKFKSFEKHLQEVHRSVQILRDKQELAETQKELAKLQLAQKDSADAITQAVSEPNSVKEKPDTANQQLVLALPRQIAPTVIPVGTSQQVQLYKELPLSQQAPVPSNIQQDHTITNQAGNYYIQQSTLPRDQHSQSARHELHYIHSRPQLQDRPIQAMPQQQPSVNRNQHLQFPQYQQQLPPQHNQQLPQQPASQAQIRSQPPPVYAPYQSPSPVASGPETFLSSMPMQGPNPTITQAGGIRSEAFPYRYGGTNMSVLPPHLQNNMQPPVSQGSFAPQPGNGGYSSTASPPPYSMQGYNAAAYSYPPSNLPAARNQQIPPLAHHYDSQPIRNHPYGEMIEKAVSMGFDRNQVTNVVQRMGESGQPVDFNSLLNRLNGHAGGPSTRAW; translated from the exons ATGGCGTCGGGTGGATCCTCCGAGAGGGCAACTGCCTCGAGCTCCAGATCGTTTGATTTCGGCTCCGACGATATCCTTCTCTCCTACGACGATGCCTCAGCTCAGGAACCATCAAAAGGAAGGCGATCGGATCCACCCGGGAAG GATCTCCATGACAACAGAATGGGGAAATCGTTGGTTAGAGTCTATGAGCGAGAAGATTATTCCATGGAGGGTGTATTATCTTCTGTCGAGAAGTGCATGAAGAAATATGTTGATAATCTACATCGATCTCTTGATGGTGTAAGTGGTCGTTTGACGCAGTTGGAGTTAGTTTGCTTCAAACTTGAAAGGACTGTTGGGGAACTGCATGCAGATTTCATTCAAAATCAGGGTGAAAAAGATATGAAGTTCAAATCTTTCGAGAAGCATCTTCAAGAA GTACATAGATCTGTTCAAATTCTTAGAGACAAGCAAGAACTTGCTGAAACTCAAAAGGAACTAGCCAAGCTTCAGTTAGCGCAAAAAGATTCTGCAGATGCTATTACACAAGCTGTTTCAGAGCCAAATAGCGTAAAAGAGAAACCGGACACTGCCAACCAACAGTTGGTGCTTGCTCTACCTCGTCAAATTGCTCCCACAGTTATTCCGGTTGGTACTTCTCAGCAAGTTCAACTGTACAAAGAACTGCCTTTGTCTCAGCAAGCACCTGTTCCATCTAACATTCAACAAGACCACACTATAACAAACCAAGCTGGCAATTACTATATTCAGCAGTCAACATTGCCGCGAGACCAACATAGCCAATCTGCACGACATGAGCTGCACTACATCCATTCAAGACCTCAGCTTCAGGATAGACCAATCCAGGCAATGCCACAACAACAACCGTCGGTAAACCGGAATCAGCATCTGCAATTTCCACAATACCAGCAGCAACTGCCACCACAGCACAATCAGCAATTGCCGCAACAACCTGCTTCACAGGCTCAAATCAGATCTCAACCACCACCGGTGTATGCCCCATATCAATCTCCATCTCCCGTGGCTTCTGGTCCTGAAACCTTTCTTAGCAGCATGCCTATGCAGGGTCCTAATCCAACAATTACACAGGCTGGAGGGATTCGTTCTGAAGCTTTTCCATATCGTTATGGAGGAACAAACATGTCAGTGCTACCGCCTCACTTGCAAAATAACATGCAGCCCCCAGTCAGCCAGGGTTCCTTCGCACCGCAGCCAGGCAATGGTGGCTACAGCAGCACTGCATCGCCACCACCATATTCCATGCAAGGCTACAATGCTGCTGCCTACAGCTATCCACCAAGCAACCTTCCGGCTGCCAGGAACCAGCAAATACCTCCTCTAGCTCATCACTATGATTCTCAACCCATTCGCAATCACCCTTACGGAGAGATGATTGAGAAAGCTGTTAGTATGGGGTTTGACAGGAATCAGGTTACAAATGTTGTCCAGAGGATGGGCGAGAGTGGTCAACCAGTGGATTTTAATTCTCTGCTCAATAGATTGAATGGACATGCTGGTGGACCATCCACTCGAGCATGGTGA